Genomic window (Leptotrichia sp. oral taxon 212):
TTCCTGGAGCATCCAATTTTCTTGGAGTAGCTCCTGTAGCAATAACTACAGCTTTTGCAGTGTATTCTGCTCCTTTACATTTTATGATTTTTTCTTTTCCTGTAAAATCTACATCCACTACTTCTTCTTTTCTTATTTCTGCTCCAAAATTCTTTGCCTGTTCCAACATCCTGTGAGTTAATTTAGGACCTGTTGGATCTTCAATTGACCCCGGATAGTTTTCTATCAAATGGGTAATCGCTGCCTGTCCTCCATTCTGGCCTTTTTCAAGAACTAATGTTTTCATTCTTCCTCTTGCTGCATATAGTGCTGCTGCCAGTCCGCCTGGTCCTGACCCTATAATTATCAAGTCAAAATGCTCTGCCATAATATTATCCTCCTTATTTTTAATATACTATTTTATAATTCTTTCTATAGCATTTGTTATCAGGTCATGATCTATAACACTGAAATCTTCTTTTACTCTGTCTATCCACAACGGTGTTTTTTTGTTTCCTTTAAATTTTTCAAAAGTTTCTATTGCAGATGCCAGTAATATGACTGAATCAGTATCAGTTGAATCATCTTTGACCAGAACTACAGACCTATATATAGTTTCATTAGGTTTTACACTTCCATAAAGAGGATGTGTAAGAAGCCTGTAATTTTCATGCACGTAATCACGTGCTATTTTTAATATCCCTAAATAATCCGTTTCCCTGTAATCCACTTCTATATTCTTCTTATTATAGTTTAGAAACGCAGGATTATTAGTTAATAATTTCACTTCGCTCTCCCCCAATTCTAATAAAAATGCATTAAGTTATACAAACTAAAAAGAAAATGCCCACAGCATTTCCCTGTCATATTTTTCAGAGTTTGTCCAAGTATAGTCCTTTTACCTGAGAATTTCATCAATAATTGCAAATTATCAACTTGTACCTTCGGTGCTCTCTGAGAGTCTCTCCTATACTCTTCATCCATATTTCAGTTATCATTGTAATATTTTGCCATCTAAAATGATTATACCTCATATTTACAACTTAGTCAAGTTTTCTATACATATTTTAAAATACTTTAAAAGAGAGAGTTTATATCATACAGGGTTTTCATATTGATTTTTAAATTTTATTTTTCATAAATACTGTTATAGTCATATAAAAACGTCTTATAATCAAAATAATATAATAATTTTTCATAATCCTTATTACTGAAAAACTGATCAACTGTTTCCATAAAACTAAAATTTATTCCCTGTTTTGCACGTGTACGCGACTTTGGATTATGAAAAAATACTTCAGCTTCATTTTTATCAGAGTCATATTTGAAAAAGTAAAATGGCCCTCCATAAATTATTTTTTCATTAAAATTTACTTCTTCAATTCCTGAAATAAAATCATTATGTTGGATTATAAGATTTTTTAAAACTTTTTCCTCTGTCTTGTTTCCTTTTTCATTAATTAAAGATATCCTACATAATCCCGCCTTAAATTTATAGGAAAGGTACTCAGAACTCTCATTTTCCTTTATATTTTCAATTTTTAGACAGTAGACAGATCCTCCTTCTGCAAGAAAAGAGGAAAATCCTATTATACTAAAAAATATAATTCCTAATACAAGTATTTTTCTCATTTAAAGTATGACTCCTTTATTTTTTATAATTTTATTATACTAGAAAAAAATTAAAATATCCAGTCTAATTTATTATTATTTTTATAAAATCCATTATACAAAAAAGCCGACGCTGTGGATACGCCGACTTATTTGCTTTTTGGAGAGAAAATCAACTCGTGAAAATTGATTTATTTTAGTTATATATAATATAGCTAAAATCACATTTTATTGTGTTTCCCGTCTT
Coding sequences:
- a CDS encoding GrdX family protein produces the protein MKLLTNNPAFLNYNKKNIEVDYRETDYLGILKIARDYVHENYRLLTHPLYGSVKPNETIYRSVVLVKDDSTDTDSVILLASAIETFEKFKGNKKTPLWIDRVKEDFSVIDHDLITNAIERIIK